GGTTTGATTGCCAGCCAGATTCTGGGCTCGGAAATCACCTCGGTTAACGCCTCGATCAGCAACAGCCAGCAAGCCAACAACATGCTGGCCACCGCTGATTCGGCGTTGTCGCAAGTCAGCTCGTTGTTGAACGACGTGCGTGGTCTGGTTCAACAATCGGCCAACAGCGGGGCCATCACCCCGGCCCAGATTTCGGCCAACCAGGTCCAGGTCGACTCGGACCTGCAAAGCATCCTGCGTATCGGCCAGACCACGGTGTTCGGTGGCAGCTACCTGTTGAACGGCAGCAAGGCCTTTAACGTCACCAGCAGCAGCATCGCCGGTCTGTTCAGCAGCACCTCGGACATCAACGTCTCGTCGTTCAACCCCAGCGCCAAGCAAGCCGGCGCCAGCAACGACGTGACCCTCAATCTGACTCAATCGGCTACTCAGAAGACCGTCAGCCTAGCGGGCGACAGCCAAGTGGTCGGTGGCAGCTCCAGCTTGCGTAACCTTTCGCTGGGCAGCAGCACTCGCACCACCACGACCATCAACGGCACCGCCCTGCAAAGCTTGTCGTCGAACACGCGCGCCTCGCGCACGATCACGATGGCCAGCCTGAGCGGTTTGACCGGCGGCGCGGCGACCGTCACGCTCAATGTCACCGGCAACGCCGGCAGCCAGAGCGTCACCGCCACCCAATCGTCGCTGCTGGCTGGCAGCGGCGCGGGTGCGACCTATCTGGCCGGTCTAGTCAACGGCACGACCGCCAGCACGGGCGTCACCGCCAGCGTGGTCTCGGGCAACGTCGTACTGAACTCGGTTGGCAGTGGCACGGGCGCCCTGGCGAGTGTCACCGCGACGGCCGCTTCGACCGACTCGACGAAGTCGACGTTGGCCGCCACCAGCGGCACCACGACCGACGCCGGCAAGACGGTGACCTTCTCGATCACCAATAGCGGCGGCACCGACAACTTCACGGTTGACACCTCGACTTTCGCCACCGCCTCCGACGTCGCGACGGCGATTGTCACCGCAATTACCGGCAACGCCACCAACACGGGCGTCACGGCCGCGGTGGGCGCCGGCAACACGGTGGTCATCACCAATGCCGCGGGGAACAGCAGCGCGATCAGCTATGGCGCCGCGGGCGGCACCAGCACCGTCGGCAACAAGGCCGCCGTGCAGACCGTCCTGACTGGCGCCACCGCCGGTACGGCCTCGCCGGACAGCACGGCCTTTGCCGCGGGTGTCGGCTCGCTAACCGCGGGCACCAACGGCACCTCGGGCAATCTGAGCGGCCGCACCACCACCTTCACCATCACTGGCAACAAGGGTTCGGCCACGATTTCGACCGCCGAGTTGAACGACGGCACCCTGACCGGCAACGACGTGATCACCACCGATGGCGCGTCGGGCCTGAACGCCCTGCGTGACCTGATCAACTCGCGAACCGGCACCACGGGTGTCTCGGCCGCGGTCTCGTCGGGGAACATCGTGTTGACTTCGGGCGGCGTCGGCTCGACCTCGCTGGCCACCTTCGGTGGCGCGGCGGGAAATGCCTCGGGTGACAATACCCTGATCGGCGCCACGACCACCCAGTCCACGGCCACGGGCGTGGACGGCACGTCGAACCAGGTCACGCTGCAAATCACCGGCAGCCTGGGCAGCGCGACGATCACGGTCAACAATGATCAGATCATCAACGACAGCTCGACGCTGTCGTCGGCCATCAACCGCGTCTCGGCCCAGACGGGTGTCACCGCTTCGACCAACGGCGGCAACCTGGCCGACGTGAGCTTGAAGACGAACGACTACGGCTCGGCCGCCGTGCTGACCGTCAGCGCCATCTCGGCCACCAACGCGGCTGACGTGACCTTGCTGAACGGCACTGGCACCCAGTCGTCGATCGCTGGCAAGGACGTGGCTGGCACGGTCTCCACGAGTTTGGGCACCGACAGCTTCACCGGCACGGGCGCCATGATCAACTACAACGGCTCGGCCATCACCTTCACCGCCAACACCAACGCCCCGAGCACCCAGCCGACCCAGGCCACCACCACCCTCGTCGGCACCAGCTCGACCGCGGGCGCTGGCATCAACCACTTGACCGGCGCGGGGAGCGACACGATCGCCTTCACGCTGCATGGCAACTTGGGTGGTGTCGCCACTTCGACCTCGATCACGGGGGTCAACGTGGCGGCCCTGCAAGGCGACAGCCGCGTGTTGGTCGACGCGATCAACAAGACATCGCAGACCAGCGGCGTGCATGCCGCGATCGATCCGGCCGCCGTCTCGAACGCCGGCGCGAATATCATCCTGACCTCGACAACGCCAGGCTCGGTCGGCTCGGCCAGCCTGGTCGCGGTTTCGTCGGGCACGACCCAGGCGGGCGACGTTGGCGTCTTCAACGCCGCCGGCAGCTCCACCAGCACGAACCCGGGCCTGAACGCTCCGGCGTCGGCCACGTCGAGCTTCGATGTCAGCGGTGGCGCGTTGTTCCAGATTGGACCGACCGTCAACTTCACCAACCAGGTGACCGCCAACATCCAGGGTCTGGACCTGACGACCTTGGGCCGCAACGTGCTGACCACCGGCCAGTCGGGCATCAGCTCGCTGCTGACCGGTGGCTCCAACTCGCTGAGCGCTTCGGACCTGAGCACGGCGGCCACGCTGGTCGACCAGGCCATTAGCCAGATCGCCACGCTCCGCGGTACGCTGGGCGCCTTGCAGAAGAACGTGCTGGACAGCAACATCACCGCCCAGCAATCGACCTTGGAACAGTTGACGCAAACTCAGAGCGACATCCAGGACGCCGACTTCGCCGCTGAAACCGCGAACTTGACCCGGGCACAAATTCTGGTGCAAGCCGGTACCTCGGTGCTGTCGATTGCGAACAGCCAGCCCCAGCAAGTGCTGGCGCTGCTGCCGCACGGCTAATAAACTCTGACTAAGCTACCCAATATCGCCCGGCCAGATGACCTCTGGCCGGGCGATTGCATTTTGGTGGGTAGGTCCAGTCGGTCCTGCCGATAGAAGCTATTAGAGAAACTCTGCGTGCGCGCCCGCGCATGCCGTGCTGCAGCGCCGCTCGCGTTCTCGCCGCGGACAGTTCGCCACCTGGGCATTCCGACGCTGATCGCCAGCGAGGATCCAGCGCGCTGCCAACAGGACCAGGCAGTCGTCCACGACTGCGGAGGCGATTCGTGGCTCGTATCTCATCCAGCGTCGGTCTGATCAGCGGGATCAACACCAGCCAGTTGATCTCGTCGATGCTGCAAATTGAAGGGCAGCCGATCACCGATCTGCAGAACAGGGTCACGACGGAACAGAAGCAAAAATCGGCGCTGTCGACGCTGCAGACCCAGATCCAGGCGCTGAACAGCACCGCCAGTCAACTCAAAAGCTTCGACACGATTTCGGCACGCACGGTCAACAGCTCGAATGCCAGCCTGGTGACCGCTACCGCGTCGACTGGCGCGGCGCTGGGCACCTATAACGTCACGCCGGTTCGATTGGCCTCCACCCAGCAATCGATCTCGAACGGCTTTGCCGACGCCAGCACCGCCAAGGTCGGCGCCGGTACCTTGGTGATCAAGCAAGGGGGCTACCTGGCCGCCGATACCTCGCTGGCCCAATTAAATGGCGGCGCGGGGGTCTCGCGCGGACGGATCAGCATCACCGACCGGAGCGGCGCTTCGGCCACGATCGATCTGACCGCGGCCCAGACCACCACCGACGTTGTCAGCGCGATTAACAACACCTCAAGCATCCGCGTCCACGCCACGCTGCAGGACGACCGGATCGTGCTGACCGATCAGACGGGGCTGACGACCGGCACCTTCTCGGTACAAGACCTGGGGACCGGTTCGACGGCCAAAGACTTGGGCATTGTCCAGTCGGTCAGCAATTCGACCATCACGGGGAGCAACATCAACCGACTGGCCCCCAACCTGCAACTGAGCTACCTGAACGACGGGCTGGGCGTGCAACGCCAAGGTTCGGTGGCCGACTTCCGCGTGACGGCCAAGGACGGCTCGACGTTCGACGTGACCTTGGGCTCGGCCAGCACCGTGCAGAACGTGCTCGACGCCGTCAACAACGCGACGGGCAACTCGGGCAAAGTCACCGCCTCGATCGCGGCCAATGGCAACAGCCTGGTGCTCACCGACAATTCCGGCGGCGGAGGCACGCTGAATGTCAGCGCGCTCAACGCCAGCCAGGCTGCCAACGATCTGGGCATTGCCGGCGATGAACAAGGCTCGGGGATCCTGACGGGCCAGCGCGTGCTGGCCGGCATGGGGAGCACGCTGCTCAAGGATTTGAACGGCGGCACGGGAGCCTGCACGCTGGGGAACGTGCAGTTGACCGATCGCGCGGGTGCCTCGGCGACGATCGATCTATCCGGCGCTACCTCGGTAGCCGACGTCATCAACGCGATCAATGGCGCGGGCATTGGCCTGACGGCCTCGGTCAATGCGGCCGGCGACGGCATTTCGGTCACCGACACCACGACCGGCACCAGCAACCTGCAGATCTCCGACGTCACGGGCAACGCGGCTAGCACGCTGGGTCTGGCCGTGAACTCGGCGACTAACTCGGTCGACTCGGGCGATTTGAAGCTGCGCTACATCAGCACCAATACCACGCTGGCCTCGCTGAACAGCGGCCAGGGAATTCCAGCCGGTAAGTTCACGATCATCAACACAGCCGGCAACTCGGCCACGGTCGACCTGTCGGGCTCGAACATCAAAACGATCGGCGACGTGATCCAGGCGATCAACACCACGGGCATTCACGTCACCGCCAGCATCAACAGCACCGGCGACGGCATCCTACTCAGCGATAGCGCCGGCGGCAGCAGCCAGGTGCAGGTCGTCGACCTGAGCGGCGGCGCCACCGCGGCTAAGCTGCACCTGGCCGGCAGCGGCACGACGCAAATCGACGGCTCGCTCGGCTACAAGATCTCAATCGGCGCCAACGACACGCTGAACACGGTCATGGCGGCGATCAAGGCGTCGGGCGCGCCGGTCTCGGCCAATCTGGTTAACGACGGTTCGGCCAATCCCTATCGGCTGGTGCTGACCAGCTCGCAATCGGGCGCCCAGGGAAAGATGCTGATCGACACCGGGGTCAGCGGCCTGCAACTGCAACAAGTGGCCCAGGCGTCGGACGCGGTGCTGGGGCTGGGCACCAATACGAACAACGCGCCTGCTTTGTTGTTCAGCTCGTCGACCAACACGTTCACGCAAGTCGCGTCGGGCGTCAGCGTGACGATCTCGGGGACCAGTACCGCGACGGTCTCGCTGAGCGTCGTCGGCGACAACTCGCAACTGGTCAATCAAATCAGCAACTTCGTCTCGCAGTTCAACGCGGCGAGCAGCTCGCTGACGACCGACCTGGCCTATGATCCGTCGGGCACGAACACCGGGCCGCTGCAAGGGGACGTAACCACGATCCAGGTGCAGGAAGCCCTGAACGGCCTGTTCGGCTATGTGACCGGCAATCCTGACAACTCGGTGCAAACGCTGGCCAACCTGGGCATCACCTTCCAACAGGGCCAACTTTCACTCGACCAAAACGTGCTCAGCCAGCAGCTCAACGCGAACGCCGGCAACGTCCAGGATTTTTTCAGCAACGTCAACGTCGGCTTCGCCAAGAAGCTGCAAACCGTCTCGGACCAGTTGGCCAACAACCTGACGGGCACGATCACGTACCAGATGTCGTCCATCGACACGCGCGTGGCCGATCAGCAAGCCACGATCGCGTCGCTGCAGGCTCACCTGGCCAATCGACAGCAACAATTGCAAACCGAGTTCGCTAATATGGAATCGGCCTTGTCCACGCTGCAGTCGAACAGCAATCAATTGTCCCAACTGGCCAATCTGGCGGTTCTGTCGCAGTTGGGCTTCAACAGCGGCGGTGGCTCCAGTTCGTCGGGGGGGTCGTCTTCATCGAAGTCATCGAGTCCCTCTTCGTCGTCGGGCTCGTCTTCGGGATAGCAACAGGCTGGCGAGCGTTGGGGTGCTGGATCAGCCAAAGCCTGGCTCACCGCGCTGCGCGATTCAGCCACTTGCTATCACCCAGCCGGTGCGGTTGCGTCGACCTGGAGGGGAAGCCAAGTTTTTTCGGGCCGCGGTTCGCTGGACGGTCGAATTAGCTGATAGCGTCGAAGCCGCACGTCGCACGGAATGTTTTTCCCAATCGAGGCGAACCACCGATGGCCACTTCAGCACGCTCGTACCTCGAAACCCAGGTCAACACCGCCACACCGCAACGGCTGCGGCTGATGCTGATCGACGGGGCGTTGCGGCTGGCCACGCGAGCTCGCGAGTCGCTGCGCGCGGGCAAACTGGGGGAAGCGACCGAAGCGATCGTGCGCTGCCAGGCCGTCGTCGGCGAACTGGGCGGTTCGCCCGACGCGAACAAAGCGCCAGAGCTGGCGCGGCAGATCGGCGACCTGTACCGCTTTGTCCATCGTTCGCTGAACGATGGGCAGCTTGAGCGGAGCGAGCAGCGTCTGACCGACGCGATCACCGTGCTTGAGATCGAACGCGAGACCTGGCAGTTGGTGTGCCAAGAGCTCGAACATCGCCCCATGCCACACTTGAACATGGGCGTCTCGACCGAGACGCTCGAAGGGTTGTCGCTCGAGGCGTAGTCGCGGACTTGCTCGCTCCTCCCTCGCCGCGTCATCTCGCATGCCCCCGGTCATTGACCGGGGGCTAACGCTCTGTCGATAGCGACAACTTGCGCCGCTGGCGTTAATTCGACGCCGTTTTCGCGGTTCTCGTCTTGGGTGGTCCTTGACCGCGCCAAGGTCATGGGCCAAACTGCCCTGTGCCGCATTTTTCGCCGGCTTTCCCCGCAAGTTCCCGGAGCTTTCGAGTGAGCATTACCAAGCAGATTATTCGCGTGGGGCACAGCCCTGACCCCGACGATGCATTCATGTTCCACGCCCTGGCCAATGGCAAAATCGACACCGGCGACTTGGAATTCCGGCACGAACTGGTCGACATCGAAACCCTGAACCAGCGGGCCAAAACCGGCGAGCTAGAGCTAACTGCGGTCAGCCTGCACGGCTATGCCTATCTGACAGACATCTACGCCTTGTGTCCCTGCGGCGCAAGCATGGGGGACAAGTACGGCCCGATGGTCATCGCCCAGCAGCCCGTGCCATTGAGCAAGTTGCGCGACAAGACGATCGCCGTCCCCGGCACATTGACCTCGGCGTTTCTGGCGCTGCGACTTTGTCTGGGGAATGATTTCAACTACGTCGTCGTGCCGTTCGATCAGATCATCGATGCCGTCGTGGCCGGCGAGTTCCAGGGCCAGCGCCTCGACGCCGGGCTGATCATTCACGAAGGTCAACTCACCTACGCCAACAAGAACCTGCACCTGATCGTCGACCTGGGGGCTTGGTGGTACGCCAAGACCGGCTTGCCGCTGCCGCTGGGGGCCAACGCCATCCGCAAGGATCTGGGGCCCGAGACGATGCGCGAGGTGAATCGGCTGCTCAAGGCAAGCATCCAGTACGCGCTCGACCATCGGCAAGAGGCACTTGATTACGCGCTGCAATACGGCCGCGACTTGGACCGCTCGAAGGCTGACCAGTTTGTCGGCATGTACGTCAACGATTGGACACTCGACTTTGGCCCGGTGGGTCGCAAGGCGGTCACCGATTTCCTGGCCCAAGGGCACCAGGCTGGCGTGATCCCGCACTTGGTCGTGCCCGAGTTTATTGACGACTAGAGCTTTCGACTCACACGTCAACGAACCCAACACCAGCCCAGGGGTCGCGCCCCCTGGGCTTTTTCATCGCAATCAACCGCGAACACGCACCGTGGCGAACGTCCCCCCACTCCCCCCGCGTCCCAGCCCGCAGCCACCGCCGAAAGGTTCGTGGATATCGATTGGATTTGCGGCGCTCGGGTTCATGTTGGCGTGCGTGGCGCTGACGTTTTTGACGATGGGCTACTTCTTGCTGATAGTCGTCCTGGCCGTGGTCATGTTCCTGGTCGTTGGCTTCCAGTACCTGTTCTTTGGCCGGGCCTTGGCGCGCGTGATGCAAGAGGCCAAGGAAGAAGAAGCTCGCGCCGCCGCCGCCGAGGAACGGCAAACCTTGGACGTCGAGTTCAACAAAAAAGCCCCCGGCGATGACGCCGAGGGCTGAGTGAAACGTCTACACCTCTCCCTCTCAGGGAGAGGTCGCGAACGCAGTGAGCGGGTGAGGGTAAAGACGTCGACAGTCAAACAACATTGCGCTCAGTGATACTTCCTGTGCGCTAAGCTTGTTGACCAGTAACGGCTCTACCCTCCCCCCTGCCCCTCCCTGAAAGGGAGGGGTGTTTACCGCGCGTCATGGAAAATCGAAGGCGGCTTAGCTTGCCAACCCTTCCAAGAAGCCTTCCAATTGTTTGCTGCGCACCGGGTGCTGTAGCTTGCGGACGGCTTTGGCTTCGATCTGGCGCACGCGCTCGCGCGTGACTTTGAAGATGCGGCCGACTTCTTCGAGGGTGTAAGTATACCCATCGCCGAGGCCGTACCGCAGCTTGATAATCTCGCGCTCGCGGAAGGTCAGCGTCTTGAGCAGCCCGTCGATCTTGTCGCGCAGCATTCCCTGCGCGGCTGAGCTTATCGGGCTTTCGGTGCCGCCGTCTTCGATGAACTCACCAAACGCGGTGTCTTCGCTTTCGCCGACCGGACGGTCCAAGCTGACCGGCTGACGACCGATGTTTAACACGCGGCGAACTTCCTCGATCGGCAAGTCCGCGGCCCGGGCGGTCTCTTCGGTCGTCGGCTCGCGACCCAATTGCTGCAACAGGTTCTTCGACACGTTGCGCAACTTCGACAACACGTCGATCATGTGGACCGGAATGCGAATCGTCCGGGCCTGGTCGGCGATGGCGCGAGTAATCGCCTGGCGAATCCACCAGGTGGCGTACGTCGAGAACTTGTAACCGCGACGGTACTCGTACTTGTCGACAGCCCGCATCAAGCCGGTATTCCCTTCCTGGATCAGGTCCAGGAAGCTCAGCCCGCGGTTGCGGTACTTCTTGGCAATCGAGACGACCAGCCGCAGGTTGCCGCCGGACAGCTCGCGCTTGGCGTACTCGTATTCGCGGAATTGGACCTGCATCTTCTCGCAGCGGCGTCGCAAATTGGCCGGGCTTTCCTGCGTCAGCAGCATCAAATCCAGCAGCTCTTTCCGCAGGTTGGCCCGTTCGTCCTTCAGGGCCGAGTTGCCGTCCAACTGGGTGATCTTGGTCGACAATTGATCCATCCGCCGTGACGCTTCGCACAGTTGCTTGATCATCGGCTGGATGCGCCGCGTCCGCAGGCTCAATTCCTCGACCAGCGTCAGCGCCTTGCGACGGCGCGACTTGAACCGCAAGGCGGCTGCCCGGCGTTCTTCCATCGGCCGGCTACGGCTGATCACCACGCGGAAGTCGCGGCGATTGTCCTTGAGCAGGTTTTCGAGCGTCCGCAGATTGTGCGGCATCCGCTGCGTGATCTGTTCCTTGGTCAACTGCTCGGTCAGCGAGACCTTGATCGTGCGGTCGAACGGCAGCGCGCCGTTGTGGACCTTTTTTAAGGTTTCGATCGTGGTCCGCATGGCCAAATCGCACGACAGCAGCGTGCGACGGAAACGCTTGCGCGTAACTTCGATCTTCTTGGCCAACGAGATTTCCTGTTCCCGCGTCAGCAGCGGAATCTCGGCCATCTGGCTCAGATAAAGTCGGATCGGGTCGTCGCTCCAGCGCGACTCTTCGACCAGTCGCAGCCGCGGCGCGTCGGCGTCGTTGGCTTCCGATTGCGCGAGCATTTCCCGCGCGCGTTGTTCGATGGCAAAGCCGTCGCCGTTTTCTTCGCCCGCCGCGTTCAACTCGGGCTCGGGAGCTTCACTGACCAGCTCGATCCCCTGCTCTTCGAGCGCGATCAGCAAGCTGTCGAGCTTATCAGGGTTGACCGCTTCGTCGGGCAAATACTCGTTGACCTGGTCATAGGTCAAGTAGCCTTGCGACTTCCCTGTTGCGACGAGTTCCGTCAGGTCTTTGTCGGCTAGTTCCACGTGTCTCCCTCCGGCGCCGAACGGCGCTGCAAGACATCACCAATTATGGTCAGTCGGCGCGGCGCGAATCAAGCGATTCGGCGGCCACCTGCCAACAGACCAACCGCACAAGGCATCCCTACCCATCCGTGGGCACGGAAATACCTTGCCGGACTCGCTGCTTGTCGACCAGCGCGCGAAGCGCCGCGGCCGGATCGGCCTCGGCATCCACGCTCTTCGCCCGGGCGGACGCTTCGGTCGTTGTCGACCGACTCGTTCGTTCCTCCCGCTCGGTGCGAAACATGGTCAACAAATCACGAATTTCGCGGGCGACGTTGTCCTCGGCGCTGCCACTGCGGCCGAGTTGCGAGCGTTCCTCGTCCAATTCCACCAGGGCGCTCTTCAGCGCGGGGTCATCGAACAAGAGCATCAGCAGGTCAAACGTCGGGCTTTTTCCTTCGGTCAACAGCCGCAGCATTGCGCCATAGATGGTGCGCCGCTGAGGACAACTGAAATCGTCGAGCGTCATCTCGTCCATCACCTGGGCCAGCCAGCGCGGATCTTCCAGGACGATGTGCAACAGCCAACGCTCGGCCAGGACTTGTTTCGATTTAACCTGAACCGGCAGGGCAGGTTCGGGCGTCGGCGCCGCCTGCTCGACGCGCTTGTTCGGTCGCCGCAACTCGGCCAGCCGCTGTCGCAGCCGAGCGTCTTGCAACCCCGATCGCTGGGCCAACCGGTGCAGAATCTGATCTTCGCGCAGCTTTACCGCCGCGTCGGTGGCCGACGCCAGCCGGGGGGCCTTGGCCAGCGTGGCCAACACGTTTTCCACCGCCTGGGCCACGGCATGAATGCCCGCGTCGGGCGGCAAGCCGGCGGTCGCCATGCGGAACTTGTGCTCCAAGGCATCGACCGCGTTGTCCAGTTCGCGTTGCAGAGCAGGAGCCCCCCGCTCGAGCAGCAAGTCGGCCGGGTCCAATTCGTCGGGCAGCGTCAGGATGCGGACGTCCATCTGCTCGGCCACGAACAATTCGAGCACCTGGTCGGCGCGCCTTCGGCCCGCCTCGTCTCCATCGAGCACCAGGTAAACTCGATCGACAAATCGCTTGAGCAAGCGCAGGTGACGCTCGCCCAATGCCGTCCCCAGCACCGCCACGGCGTTGGCAAAGCCAAACTGCCGGGCGATCAGGCAATCGGTATAACCTTCCATCACCAGCACCTGGCGTGACTGGCTCAAGGCGTCCTTCGCCGAGTCCAGGCCATAGAGCAGGCTGCTTTTGCTGAACAGCGGCGTCTCGGGGGAATTGACGTACTTGGCGGGGTTGTCGGCGCTGGCCGTGCCGGGAACCACGCGCCCGCCGAGCGCCACGGGGCGTCCTTGCGGGTCGCGAATCGGGAACAACACCCGGCCGCGGAACCGATCGTAATAGCCCGAGCCGCTTTGCCGCGGGCTGACCAGGCCGACTGCTTCGAGCACCTTGGCGTTGAAGGGCGTTTCGTGGGCTTGCTCCGCAAGCCAACTCCATTGTTCCGGCGCAAAGCCCAGCCGATACTTGGCAATCGTCTCGGAGGTCAGTCCCCGGTCGAGCAGATAGTCGCGAGCGACTTGAGCATCAGACGACTTGAGCAGGTAATCGTGATATTGCTGTTCGGCCCAGGCCATGGCCCGGAAATAGAGCCGCTTGAGGTCGTCCCCTTGCGGATTGGAAGATCGGGTGTTGATCGAGATGCCGGCCCGATCGGCCAGCATTTGCAGCGCCTCGGGGAAGCTGACTCCCTCCATGCGCATGATAAAGCTGAACACGTCGCCGCCGATATCACAGACCCAGCAGCGGAACGACTGGCGCGTGGGGTTCACCTGCAGGCTGGGACGCGAGTCGTTGTGCCAGGGGCAAAGGGCTTTGTAGCCCGAGCCTTCGCGCCGCAGGGGGAGATAGTCGCCGACCAGATCGACAATGTCGACCGCTTCGCGCACCTGTTGTTTGGCATCGAGTGGCGAAGCCAACGACATCGCCTTCTCCTGAATCGTGCGCGCACGAGCTAAGGTAGCAACCGACACAATGCGTCCTTGCAGCAATCTTTTGACGGTCGGCACGTATCCACACTGCCGGCGAACCCACACTGTCAGCAGCCGATCGATCCTTCAATCAGCCGCGAGATCATCGCCACGACCGAACGGCCCGGCGATTTTTTCTCAAACCGTCACCAACTTCCGACAAGCTCCGCTTGACACCCCACGCGCTGCGAGGGGTGCAAGGCGGGGCGATTATATGTCCATAGCAAAAACGGGTCAAATCCAAACGCGGGGCCGCCCAACCCGGCGCAAAGCGTGATATTTCAACGGATTACAACGTCTCGCAAGCGAGCGCAGAGCGACCAACACGGGGCCTCGGACAACGTGCGGCTGTCCGACATTCGTTTGGGTCTGCGCGAGCGATTCCGATATTATAAGGCTGGTTGGCGTCACCGCGACGGTTGATTGGTTGTCGGTAGTGGATCAGTTTGAAGAATCAGGGTGGCGGGGTCAGAACGCAGTGATGGCCCCGAACCGCAATCACAGGGCCATCGCTGCGCTCTGACCCTGCCACCCAACGCCTTTGGATTCAAACTGACCCACTACCTGGTGGTCAGA
The DNA window shown above is from Planctomycetota bacterium and carries:
- the dnaG gene encoding DNA primase, whose protein sequence is MSLASPLDAKQQVREAVDIVDLVGDYLPLRREGSGYKALCPWHNDSRPSLQVNPTRQSFRCWVCDIGGDVFSFIMRMEGVSFPEALQMLADRAGISINTRSSNPQGDDLKRLYFRAMAWAEQQYHDYLLKSSDAQVARDYLLDRGLTSETIAKYRLGFAPEQWSWLAEQAHETPFNAKVLEAVGLVSPRQSGSGYYDRFRGRVLFPIRDPQGRPVALGGRVVPGTASADNPAKYVNSPETPLFSKSSLLYGLDSAKDALSQSRQVLVMEGYTDCLIARQFGFANAVAVLGTALGERHLRLLKRFVDRVYLVLDGDEAGRRRADQVLELFVAEQMDVRILTLPDELDPADLLLERGAPALQRELDNAVDALEHKFRMATAGLPPDAGIHAVAQAVENVLATLAKAPRLASATDAAVKLREDQILHRLAQRSGLQDARLRQRLAELRRPNKRVEQAAPTPEPALPVQVKSKQVLAERWLLHIVLEDPRWLAQVMDEMTLDDFSCPQRRTIYGAMLRLLTEGKSPTFDLLMLLFDDPALKSALVELDEERSQLGRSGSAEDNVAREIRDLLTMFRTEREERTSRSTTTEASARAKSVDAEADPAAALRALVDKQRVRQGISVPTDG
- the fliD gene encoding flagellar filament capping protein FliD, producing the protein MARISSSVGLISGINTSQLISSMLQIEGQPITDLQNRVTTEQKQKSALSTLQTQIQALNSTASQLKSFDTISARTVNSSNASLVTATASTGAALGTYNVTPVRLASTQQSISNGFADASTAKVGAGTLVIKQGGYLAADTSLAQLNGGAGVSRGRISITDRSGASATIDLTAAQTTTDVVSAINNTSSIRVHATLQDDRIVLTDQTGLTTGTFSVQDLGTGSTAKDLGIVQSVSNSTITGSNINRLAPNLQLSYLNDGLGVQRQGSVADFRVTAKDGSTFDVTLGSASTVQNVLDAVNNATGNSGKVTASIAANGNSLVLTDNSGGGGTLNVSALNASQAANDLGIAGDEQGSGILTGQRVLAGMGSTLLKDLNGGTGACTLGNVQLTDRAGASATIDLSGATSVADVINAINGAGIGLTASVNAAGDGISVTDTTTGTSNLQISDVTGNAASTLGLAVNSATNSVDSGDLKLRYISTNTTLASLNSGQGIPAGKFTIINTAGNSATVDLSGSNIKTIGDVIQAINTTGIHVTASINSTGDGILLSDSAGGSSQVQVVDLSGGATAAKLHLAGSGTTQIDGSLGYKISIGANDTLNTVMAAIKASGAPVSANLVNDGSANPYRLVLTSSQSGAQGKMLIDTGVSGLQLQQVAQASDAVLGLGTNTNNAPALLFSSSTNTFTQVASGVSVTISGTSTATVSLSVVGDNSQLVNQISNFVSQFNAASSSLTTDLAYDPSGTNTGPLQGDVTTIQVQEALNGLFGYVTGNPDNSVQTLANLGITFQQGQLSLDQNVLSQQLNANAGNVQDFFSNVNVGFAKKLQTVSDQLANNLTGTITYQMSSIDTRVADQQATIASLQAHLANRQQQLQTEFANMESALSTLQSNSNQLSQLANLAVLSQLGFNSGGGSSSSGGSSSSKSSSPSSSSGSSSG
- a CDS encoding ABC transporter substrate-binding protein; this encodes MSITKQIIRVGHSPDPDDAFMFHALANGKIDTGDLEFRHELVDIETLNQRAKTGELELTAVSLHGYAYLTDIYALCPCGASMGDKYGPMVIAQQPVPLSKLRDKTIAVPGTLTSAFLALRLCLGNDFNYVVVPFDQIIDAVVAGEFQGQRLDAGLIIHEGQLTYANKNLHLIVDLGAWWYAKTGLPLPLGANAIRKDLGPETMREVNRLLKASIQYALDHRQEALDYALQYGRDLDRSKADQFVGMYVNDWTLDFGPVGRKAVTDFLAQGHQAGVIPHLVVPEFIDD
- a CDS encoding flagellar protein FliS encodes the protein MATSARSYLETQVNTATPQRLRLMLIDGALRLATRARESLRAGKLGEATEAIVRCQAVVGELGGSPDANKAPELARQIGDLYRFVHRSLNDGQLERSEQRLTDAITVLEIERETWQLVCQELEHRPMPHLNMGVSTETLEGLSLEA
- a CDS encoding sigma-70 family RNA polymerase sigma factor; this translates as MELADKDLTELVATGKSQGYLTYDQVNEYLPDEAVNPDKLDSLLIALEEQGIELVSEAPEPELNAAGEENGDGFAIEQRAREMLAQSEANDADAPRLRLVEESRWSDDPIRLYLSQMAEIPLLTREQEISLAKKIEVTRKRFRRTLLSCDLAMRTTIETLKKVHNGALPFDRTIKVSLTEQLTKEQITQRMPHNLRTLENLLKDNRRDFRVVISRSRPMEERRAAALRFKSRRRKALTLVEELSLRTRRIQPMIKQLCEASRRMDQLSTKITQLDGNSALKDERANLRKELLDLMLLTQESPANLRRRCEKMQVQFREYEYAKRELSGGNLRLVVSIAKKYRNRGLSFLDLIQEGNTGLMRAVDKYEYRRGYKFSTYATWWIRQAITRAIADQARTIRIPVHMIDVLSKLRNVSKNLLQQLGREPTTEETARAADLPIEEVRRVLNIGRQPVSLDRPVGESEDTAFGEFIEDGGTESPISSAAQGMLRDKIDGLLKTLTFREREIIKLRYGLGDGYTYTLEEVGRIFKVTRERVRQIEAKAVRKLQHPVRSKQLEGFLEGLAS